A window of Cohnella herbarum contains these coding sequences:
- a CDS encoding sugar ABC transporter ATP-binding protein: MTTPDRLIMHNIRKSFSGNVVLKGVTLNLKKGRVLALLGENGAGKSTMIKILNGDYAKDDGEIIVEGETVAIQTPSDAAKKGIRVIYQELNYLPELTVMENIYLGHLPYKNGFQIDWSTLRRNSEQLLQLLGSTVSPDDIAGTLSIADKQLVEIAKALSKEAKILVMDEPTAALTAKEVDNLFKVIRSLKEKGVSIIYISHHLDEIMTICDDIMVMRDGEKVGEGETRDYTPEKIVNLMVGKVVKHEYAASAQITAGKQPVLKTDSLTKNGLFSNVSLEMFPHEIVGVYGLLGSGKEELGKALFGNLALDGGEITVDGHKVKIKSPVHAKKAGIAYVPPDRKMAGLVLDMSVKQNLTLSHMKSVSRYGFFRRKKEETIVSHWIGKLKIKLSGSFDREIRYLSGGNQQKVILSRWLMEKTKVLILCDPTMGVDIGARADIYQLLHELRNDGLSIMVISSDLTELESICDRVIVMSEGTINKQLMRGHFDQESLLSAAMGVGAQ, encoded by the coding sequence ATGACTACACCGGATCGTTTAATTATGCATAACATCAGGAAGTCGTTCTCCGGCAACGTCGTTCTCAAAGGCGTCACGCTCAACTTGAAAAAGGGCAGGGTGCTCGCGTTGCTCGGCGAGAACGGGGCAGGCAAGTCGACGATGATCAAAATTTTAAACGGCGACTATGCCAAGGACGACGGCGAAATCATCGTCGAAGGCGAAACCGTAGCCATTCAAACGCCGTCTGATGCCGCTAAAAAAGGGATTCGCGTTATTTATCAAGAGCTGAATTATTTGCCGGAATTAACGGTCATGGAAAATATTTATCTGGGGCATCTTCCTTATAAAAACGGGTTTCAGATCGATTGGAGCACATTAAGGCGCAATTCGGAACAATTGCTTCAATTGCTTGGCAGCACCGTGTCCCCGGACGACATTGCGGGAACGCTCAGCATCGCGGACAAGCAGTTGGTGGAAATCGCGAAGGCGCTGTCCAAAGAAGCGAAAATACTAGTCATGGATGAACCGACGGCCGCCCTTACTGCCAAAGAAGTCGACAACTTGTTCAAAGTCATTCGCAGCTTGAAGGAAAAAGGCGTCTCCATTATATATATTTCGCATCATCTGGATGAAATCATGACGATCTGCGACGACATTATGGTCATGAGAGACGGAGAAAAGGTAGGCGAAGGAGAAACCCGGGACTATACGCCGGAGAAAATCGTTAACTTGATGGTCGGCAAGGTGGTCAAGCATGAATACGCGGCCAGCGCTCAAATCACGGCTGGGAAACAGCCGGTTCTCAAAACCGATTCATTGACCAAAAACGGACTATTCAGCAACGTGTCGCTCGAAATGTTTCCTCATGAAATCGTAGGCGTATATGGTTTACTAGGCTCCGGCAAAGAGGAATTAGGTAAAGCGCTGTTCGGAAATCTGGCGCTGGACGGCGGAGAGATTACGGTCGACGGTCATAAAGTGAAAATCAAATCGCCCGTGCACGCCAAGAAGGCCGGAATCGCTTACGTTCCACCGGATCGCAAAATGGCCGGACTCGTCCTCGATATGTCCGTTAAGCAGAATTTGACGTTGTCGCATATGAAGTCCGTTTCCCGATACGGTTTTTTCCGCCGGAAAAAGGAAGAAACGATCGTCAGCCATTGGATCGGCAAGCTTAAGATCAAGCTTTCCGGCAGCTTTGACCGGGAAATCCGTTATTTGAGCGGAGGAAATCAACAGAAGGTTATTTTGTCCCGCTGGTTGATGGAGAAGACGAAAGTATTGATTCTATGCGATCCGACAATGGGCGTGGACATCGGCGCGCGAGCCGATATTTATCAATTGCTGCACGAATTGCGAAACGATGGCTTGTCCATTATGGTAATCAGTTCCGATCTCACCGAATTAGAGTCGATCTGCGACCGCGTCATTGTCATGAGTGAAGGAACGATCAACAAACAGCTGATGCGGGGACATTTCGATCAAGAATCGTTGTTATCCGCGGCAATGGGGGTAGGCGCGCAATGA
- a CDS encoding helix-turn-helix domain-containing protein yields MRQRNNAFKEVRYKAAQEALAGMKAGVLARKYDVTPKTIRAWVVEYQETFGADSLPTIDERVMESKRLADLEEKYERALKALGQKELEIEVLRELVKKTNPASMTNSTLPRRSLSRDIQ; encoded by the coding sequence ATGAGACAGCGAAATAATGCCTTTAAGGAAGTACGTTACAAAGCAGCACAAGAGGCTCTTGCGGGAATGAAAGCAGGCGTGCTGGCCAGAAAGTATGACGTGACTCCGAAAACAATTAGAGCATGGGTAGTGGAATATCAAGAGACGTTTGGGGCAGATTCATTGCCAACGATCGACGAACGAGTTATGGAGTCCAAGCGACTTGCAGATCTGGAAGAAAAGTACGAGCGTGCATTAAAGGCGTTAGGGCAAAAAGAGTTAGAGATCGAGGTGCTGCGCGAACTCGTAAAAAAGACGAACCCTGCCTCAATGACAAACTCGACGTTGCCCAGACGTTCATTGAGCAGGGACATACAGTAG
- a CDS encoding ABC transporter permease — MKSNQATAGEINKPKGFQLKSGVGLLILYIIIVVFFSLKSPYFLTVNNFLNIGLATSILGIIAVAMTFVIISGGIDLSIGSIVALTGVITAQVYESSGSLPLAIISGLCIGVVMGLLNGFLITYLKINPLITTLGTMSIGRGLAFVMSGGSTSSMADFKYLGRGYLLGIPFPLILMIIIFIIAYFVLKHTIFGRTVYAIGGNEVASRLAAIPVRRNQMLIYLICGLAAALGGLILTSQLGAGAPQAATGIEMSVIAAVILGGCSLAGGRGTIIGTLLGVIILGTVNNGLVLLNVSSYWQEVARGFVLLAAVAIDQVQKLRKK, encoded by the coding sequence ATGAAATCCAATCAAGCGACAGCAGGGGAAATCAACAAACCGAAAGGATTCCAACTCAAATCCGGCGTCGGACTTCTTATTTTGTACATCATTATCGTCGTGTTCTTTTCGCTTAAGTCACCGTACTTTCTAACCGTTAACAACTTCCTGAACATCGGTTTGGCGACCTCGATCTTGGGAATTATCGCCGTCGCGATGACCTTCGTCATCATATCCGGCGGTATCGATTTGTCGATCGGCTCTATCGTCGCGCTAACGGGGGTCATAACCGCACAGGTGTACGAATCGTCGGGATCGCTTCCGCTCGCGATTATTTCCGGGCTGTGCATCGGGGTCGTCATGGGATTGCTGAACGGGTTTTTGATTACCTACCTTAAGATTAACCCTTTAATCACGACGTTAGGCACGATGTCGATCGGCCGCGGATTAGCGTTCGTAATGAGCGGCGGATCGACGAGTTCGATGGCGGATTTCAAGTATTTGGGCCGCGGCTATTTGCTGGGTATCCCTTTCCCGCTCATTTTGATGATTATTATTTTCATCATTGCATATTTCGTTCTTAAACATACGATTTTCGGCAGAACGGTATACGCGATCGGGGGCAACGAAGTCGCAAGCCGGCTGGCCGCTATCCCGGTTCGTAGAAATCAAATGTTGATCTATCTGATTTGCGGCTTGGCAGCGGCTCTAGGCGGTTTGATTCTGACTTCGCAATTGGGAGCCGGGGCGCCTCAAGCCGCTACGGGGATCGAAATGAGCGTTATCGCCGCCGTTATTCTGGGAGGTTGCTCGCTGGCGGGCGGACGTGGAACGATCATCGGTACTTTGCTCGGCGTTATCATTCTGGGAACGGTGAACAACGGACTGGTGTTGCTGAACGTATCGTCTTATTGGCAGGAAGTCGCTAGAGGTTTCGTTCTCTTGGCGGCCGTCGCGATCGATCAAGTGCAGAAGCTGCGCAAAAAATAG
- a CDS encoding L-rhamnose mutarotase translates to MGRHFFKLQCKPGSEQEYVERHQAVFPDLLDAFKRVGIRSYSIFMQGNGLYAYMEADDYDYAMAELDKDPANERWQAYMKDIMLPFEGGTSLVQPVDNEVFFFDNK, encoded by the coding sequence ATGGGAAGACATTTTTTCAAGCTGCAATGCAAGCCGGGTTCGGAACAAGAGTACGTAGAGCGCCATCAAGCGGTATTTCCCGATTTACTGGACGCATTTAAACGGGTTGGCATCCGGAGTTACAGCATCTTCATGCAAGGCAACGGCCTCTATGCTTATATGGAAGCGGACGATTACGATTACGCAATGGCCGAACTGGATAAGGATCCGGCGAACGAGCGATGGCAGGCTTATATGAAGGACATCATGCTGCCTTTCGAAGGCGGAACGTCGCTTGTCCAACCCGTCGATAACGAAGTTTTCTTTTTCGATAACAAATAG
- a CDS encoding sugar ABC transporter substrate-binding protein, with translation MKNGFLKKTMGLLVVTSMFGAVVVGCSSNNDNSNASPSGSPAGSAGASSPAAETKYKIGFANLAENAPFFVDVRKGIEKVAKEKGIELITADNKADGATALSNAENFITQKVDLAIEFQSDAKFGEVIMDKFNEKKIPVIAIDIPMNGAVFMGANNKQAGILAGEAIGKAAQEKWNGQIDKVIMLELPQSGEVPALRMSGQLEGLKSVIPDIKDEDIIRLDSKNTLEEAKRLITDVLTTLPNAKHIAILSINDDTALGAVAALEIAKRTNDALIVGQGADQRGREELAKENTPFVGSTGYFPEKYGEYLINAAIDMLQGKDVGKEILMEHVFIGKDNLKEYYPD, from the coding sequence ATGAAAAACGGATTTCTAAAGAAAACGATGGGTTTGCTAGTCGTAACGAGCATGTTCGGGGCGGTCGTCGTTGGATGTTCCTCGAACAATGATAATTCCAACGCCTCGCCATCCGGTTCGCCTGCAGGTTCTGCCGGCGCTTCCTCGCCGGCTGCCGAAACGAAGTACAAGATCGGATTCGCGAATCTGGCCGAAAATGCCCCTTTCTTCGTAGATGTTCGTAAAGGCATCGAGAAAGTCGCTAAGGAAAAAGGCATCGAATTGATTACGGCGGACAATAAGGCGGACGGAGCAACCGCGTTGTCCAACGCCGAGAACTTTATCACGCAGAAAGTCGATCTCGCGATCGAGTTCCAAAGTGATGCCAAATTCGGCGAAGTGATCATGGATAAGTTCAACGAGAAGAAAATCCCGGTTATCGCGATCGATATTCCGATGAACGGCGCGGTATTCATGGGCGCGAACAACAAACAAGCCGGTATTCTCGCCGGAGAAGCCATCGGTAAAGCCGCTCAAGAAAAATGGAACGGTCAAATCGACAAAGTCATTATGCTCGAATTGCCGCAATCCGGCGAAGTGCCGGCGCTGCGCATGAGCGGTCAATTGGAAGGCCTTAAATCCGTCATTCCGGACATCAAAGACGAAGACATCATTCGTCTGGATAGCAAGAACACGCTGGAAGAAGCGAAACGCTTGATCACGGACGTATTGACGACTCTCCCGAACGCTAAGCATATCGCTATTCTTTCCATCAACGATGATACCGCTTTAGGAGCCGTAGCCGCGCTTGAAATCGCGAAACGCACGAACGATGCGCTTATCGTAGGTCAGGGTGCCGACCAACGCGGTCGCGAAGAGTTAGCCAAAGAAAATACGCCGTTCGTCGGTTCCACCGGATACTTCCCCGAGAAATACGGCGAATACCTGATTAACGCCGCAATCGATATGCTGCAAGGCAAAGACGTAGGCAAAGAGATTTTGATGGAGCACGTGTTTATCGGCAAAGACAATTTGAAAGAATACTATCCGGACTAA
- the spoIIP gene encoding stage II sporulation protein P → MLLSGALLLIWQLGTADVAHGAVQSVNKVDNRIGLIEQNDNSLREEAIVRIVDVTNLRSGAGIDYEIVGKAKPGETYPVLGSTGEWYYVSLPDGGTAYVAGWVVNAGAGVSGNLCTPGNLTRTNLEVITDKDAFVRFDDNTNLRNGPGLEFDIVAKAKTGDAFPVVGSEGEWIIVQLPEGATAYVAGWVVKIESPGRSTETNQQQCKSADSGVYIYHTHNLESWKNVASQTRGSSVDDPEVNITLVGAQISEQLKAKGIVTTVAKDDFANNLKVKKLSYTKSYSESRKAVDKARAENPKLQYFFDIHRDSDVPRSKTTATIGKKSYARILFVIGTGHANHQENKKFAEALNALLNKKYPGLSRGILLKSAHQGNGEYNQSVSSGSLLLEIGGVNNTLEESLLTAKAFADVFAEYYASAKPIGKKETY, encoded by the coding sequence ATGCTGCTGAGCGGAGCCCTTCTGTTAATTTGGCAATTGGGTACGGCCGATGTGGCACACGGGGCTGTACAGTCAGTCAATAAGGTAGATAATCGTATCGGGCTAATCGAACAGAATGACAACAGCCTGCGAGAAGAGGCTATCGTGAGAATCGTCGACGTTACTAATCTACGTAGTGGTGCAGGAATAGATTACGAGATCGTAGGAAAAGCCAAACCGGGCGAAACTTATCCCGTCCTCGGTTCCACCGGGGAATGGTACTACGTATCGCTTCCCGACGGCGGTACCGCTTATGTCGCAGGCTGGGTCGTCAATGCCGGAGCGGGAGTGTCGGGCAATCTTTGCACTCCCGGTAACTTGACGCGTACGAATCTAGAAGTCATAACCGATAAGGATGCTTTCGTAAGGTTCGACGATAATACGAATCTGCGAAACGGACCGGGTCTGGAATTCGATATCGTAGCGAAAGCGAAGACGGGAGACGCGTTTCCTGTTGTCGGCTCCGAAGGGGAGTGGATTATCGTACAGCTTCCGGAGGGGGCAACGGCTTACGTCGCGGGGTGGGTCGTGAAGATCGAGTCGCCTGGCCGATCTACGGAAACTAACCAACAGCAATGCAAGAGCGCGGATAGCGGAGTGTACATCTATCATACTCACAATCTCGAATCTTGGAAGAACGTCGCCAGCCAAACTCGCGGTTCATCCGTCGACGACCCCGAAGTTAATATTACGCTGGTCGGCGCGCAAATCTCCGAGCAACTGAAGGCCAAAGGGATCGTAACAACTGTAGCCAAAGATGACTTTGCCAATAATCTGAAAGTCAAAAAATTGAGTTACACGAAGTCGTATTCCGAATCGCGTAAAGCCGTCGATAAAGCCAGAGCGGAAAATCCGAAATTGCAATATTTCTTCGATATTCATCGCGACTCCGATGTTCCTCGTTCCAAGACGACTGCGACGATCGGCAAAAAGTCTTATGCCCGAATCCTGTTCGTTATTGGAACCGGACATGCCAATCATCAGGAAAACAAGAAATTCGCAGAGGCGCTGAACGCCCTGCTGAACAAAAAGTACCCGGGATTGTCCCGAGGGATATTATTGAAGAGCGCACATCAAGGAAACGGGGAATACAACCAGTCCGTATCTTCCGGAAGCTTGTTGCTGGAAATCGGGGGAGTGAACAATACGTTGGAAGAAAGCCTGCTTACGGCTAAAGCTTTTGCCGACGTATTCGCGGAATACTACGCCTCGGCGAAACCTATCGGCAAGAAAGAAACGTACTAG
- a CDS encoding peptidylprolyl isomerase, which produces MKDKFKGLVVGLLVGSMITGSMAYAANSKTINVIIQDLKFKLDGTAKPSANASGIIYNNSVYVPIKSVSGAIGKPVTYDAKTGTVSIGTSGIAVYQGGTVTQAELDTFLAANAFYYGQVAPADMQLAVKQLIAIKLLAAKSEKALSKEAASTVAASIQQLTDIFGSAETVAGELKTAKLTEAGLKLFIKRQFLAGKTLENMIDSATLQAEYDRARKADSAAFVNASVRHILIATTDNQTGEAIRKDEEALARAKEVLAKLKAGGDFTALAKEYSDDPGSKDKGGLYAEAPLTGYVEPFKKAGAELPLNQISDPVKTDYGYHVMRVESRNVLTVEKAKDQLLPGLLNQAFQKYIDNEVPKLIKSINVTNK; this is translated from the coding sequence ATGAAAGACAAGTTCAAGGGTCTTGTCGTAGGCCTGCTAGTCGGTTCCATGATTACCGGCTCCATGGCTTACGCAGCGAATAGCAAAACGATTAACGTCATTATCCAGGATTTGAAATTCAAGCTCGACGGTACCGCCAAGCCAAGCGCCAACGCATCGGGAATTATCTACAATAACTCGGTGTACGTTCCAATCAAGTCCGTCTCGGGCGCGATCGGCAAACCCGTGACTTACGATGCGAAGACGGGAACGGTATCGATCGGCACTTCGGGGATCGCCGTTTACCAAGGGGGCACGGTCACGCAAGCGGAGTTGGATACGTTCTTGGCGGCGAACGCCTTCTACTATGGACAAGTCGCTCCTGCGGATATGCAGCTCGCGGTGAAGCAACTGATCGCCATCAAGCTGCTCGCCGCGAAGAGCGAAAAGGCTCTAAGTAAAGAAGCAGCTAGCACCGTAGCCGCAAGCATACAACAATTGACGGATATTTTCGGATCTGCCGAGACGGTTGCGGGCGAGTTGAAGACGGCGAAGCTGACCGAGGCCGGGCTCAAGCTTTTCATTAAACGACAATTCCTAGCGGGTAAGACGCTCGAGAACATGATCGACAGCGCAACCCTGCAAGCGGAATACGATCGCGCGCGCAAAGCCGACTCGGCAGCATTCGTTAATGCGAGCGTGAGGCATATTCTGATCGCAACGACGGATAATCAAACCGGCGAAGCGATTCGCAAGGACGAAGAAGCGCTTGCGCGGGCTAAGGAAGTGCTGGCTAAGCTTAAAGCGGGCGGAGATTTCACCGCGCTGGCCAAAGAATATTCGGATGACCCCGGATCCAAGGACAAAGGCGGATTGTACGCGGAAGCGCCTTTGACGGGGTATGTCGAGCCATTCAAGAAAGCCGGAGCGGAACTGCCGCTTAATCAGATTAGCGATCCGGTTAAAACGGATTACGGCTATCATGTCATGAGGGTAGAGTCGCGCAACGTGCTTACGGTAGAGAAAGCCAAGGATCAACTTCTCCCCGGACTGCTTAACCAAGCGTTCCAGAAATATATCGACAATGAAGTACCTAAGTTAATCAAGTCCATCAACGTTACGAATAAGTAA
- a CDS encoding tautomerase family protein produces MPAIAVTMKTRSIESRKNIAKGITEVISRETGVDPEWITIHFYETDEERVSRGGVMLSDRTDKNN; encoded by the coding sequence ATGCCGGCCATAGCGGTTACGATGAAGACCAGAAGTATCGAGTCGCGGAAAAACATTGCCAAAGGAATTACGGAAGTGATCTCCAGGGAGACCGGCGTCGATCCGGAGTGGATTACGATCCACTTCTACGAAACGGACGAAGAACGAGTCTCTCGCGGAGGAGTCATGCTGTCGGATCGAACGGATAAAAACAATTAA
- a CDS encoding SDR family NAD(P)-dependent oxidoreductase: MKLKGKRALVTGGSRGIGGAVVEALSNEGACVAINYLSDANSAQALKDAIESRGGKAITVQGDVGKYDDVDRMIEETVQGLGGIDIVVNNAGICWFMPFLEISREAWERTMGVDLTGTFYCSQQAAKRMVEQGSGGRIINVTSVGAFQSNATQTHYCAAKGGVDILTKGMAIELAPYGITVNNLAPGTIVTDINADFFSEPGNLDRYHQKIPLGRLGQPQECAGAAVFLASDDSSYITGTTILIDGGHLAQL, translated from the coding sequence ATGAAGCTTAAAGGGAAACGGGCGTTGGTGACGGGAGGATCGCGCGGGATCGGCGGGGCCGTCGTGGAAGCGCTGTCAAATGAAGGCGCTTGCGTCGCGATTAATTATTTGAGCGATGCGAATAGCGCGCAAGCGTTGAAAGACGCAATCGAAAGTCGAGGAGGTAAAGCGATCACGGTACAAGGCGACGTCGGAAAGTACGACGACGTGGACCGGATGATCGAAGAAACGGTCCAAGGACTCGGCGGCATCGACATCGTCGTCAACAACGCCGGTATTTGCTGGTTCATGCCTTTCCTCGAGATATCCAGAGAAGCTTGGGAACGGACGATGGGAGTCGATCTGACCGGGACGTTCTATTGCAGCCAACAAGCGGCTAAGCGGATGGTCGAGCAAGGAAGCGGAGGAAGGATTATTAACGTCACTTCCGTGGGGGCATTCCAATCCAATGCGACGCAGACGCATTACTGCGCGGCCAAGGGCGGCGTGGACATTCTGACCAAGGGAATGGCCATCGAATTGGCTCCTTACGGAATCACCGTTAACAATCTGGCGCCCGGAACGATCGTGACGGATATTAATGCCGATTTTTTCTCCGAGCCGGGTAACTTGGATAGATATCACCAGAAAATTCCGTTAGGCAGACTTGGACAACCTCAAGAGTGCGCCGGCGCCGCGGTGTTCCTCGCATCGGACGATTCTTCTTATATAACGGGCACGACGATCTTGATCGACGGGGGCCATTTGGCTCAATTGTAA
- a CDS encoding DUF4180 domain-containing protein codes for MSITNAILGLLSCQSATGYDLKKIIQDSPFMPWSGNNNQIYKVLVELLDDGFVTNETHHQEGAPSKKIYTITAEGLAELRRRILLPAEPPEFKKTFLLQLAWANSLTSEELSVLIDNYEQEIRAQMLLLKEQNSRATAWSPQRSDREATIWNMIHMNLISSYENELRWTQHLRETLFQVQKEDKKLNYTVIELAGKKAIELGSSETQIREEQDVLDLISACWEHGTELILLEADSLSEDFYKLRSGLAGHVLQKFVNYRMKAALVIPGDKTLQGKFKELIAESNKGNDFRVFDHRPDAEQWLIQS; via the coding sequence ATGTCGATTACGAATGCCATCTTAGGGCTGTTGAGTTGTCAATCCGCAACCGGATACGACCTCAAGAAAATCATTCAAGATTCCCCATTTATGCCTTGGTCGGGGAACAACAATCAAATTTACAAAGTGTTGGTCGAGCTTCTTGACGACGGGTTCGTGACGAACGAGACCCATCATCAGGAAGGTGCCCCTTCCAAAAAGATATATACGATCACCGCCGAAGGGCTGGCCGAGTTGAGGCGTCGGATCTTGTTGCCGGCGGAGCCCCCCGAATTCAAGAAAACGTTTCTGCTGCAGCTCGCTTGGGCGAACAGCTTGACTTCGGAGGAACTATCCGTCCTGATCGATAACTATGAACAAGAAATTCGTGCGCAAATGCTCTTGCTCAAGGAACAGAATTCTAGAGCAACCGCTTGGTCTCCACAGCGAAGCGATAGAGAAGCGACGATCTGGAACATGATTCATATGAACTTGATTTCTTCGTACGAGAACGAACTGAGATGGACGCAACATCTGAGAGAAACGTTATTCCAAGTTCAGAAGGAGGACAAGAAGTTGAACTATACCGTAATTGAACTGGCTGGAAAAAAAGCGATCGAATTAGGCTCCTCGGAAACGCAGATCCGGGAAGAGCAGGACGTATTGGATCTTATCTCCGCTTGCTGGGAGCACGGAACGGAACTGATTCTGCTAGAGGCAGATTCGTTATCCGAGGACTTCTACAAGTTGAGATCCGGGTTGGCGGGCCATGTGCTGCAGAAATTCGTCAACTATCGCATGAAGGCGGCGCTTGTCATTCCGGGCGATAAAACGCTGCAGGGCAAGTTCAAAGAACTAATCGCCGAATCGAATAAGGGGAACGACTTCAGAGTATTCGATCATCGCCCCGATGCCGAACAGTGGCTCATACAATCTTAG
- a CDS encoding IS3 family transposase, with amino-acid sequence MGAASSTYYERKKASREDTTTETKMPLRGRPVTKHSLTVCGNVISNAQIEEWLMELVSGEEHSYGYLLLTECLHVQRQLIINKKKVYRLCKKLGILHPQRRKKVHYPRRLARNHTITGSNQVWQLDIKYGYVAGYDQFFYIADMIDVYDRSIVGIHIGTNCEAKHVCEAVKKALQSRLKPEESKPIIRTDNGPQFISKAFGELCEAEGIMHERIPPKTPNMNAYIESFHATLERDLLGKESFESFQEAHEAVRNYIDFYNNRRMHRSLGKRSPTAFMKWVEQTTDSLEKYTRAV; translated from the coding sequence GTGGGGGCCGCGTCTTCGACGTACTACGAACGAAAGAAAGCATCACGTGAGGATACAACTACAGAAACAAAAATGCCACTCCGAGGACGCCCTGTAACTAAGCATTCTCTAACGGTTTGCGGAAACGTAATAAGTAATGCACAGATTGAAGAGTGGTTAATGGAGCTGGTGTCTGGCGAAGAGCATAGCTACGGCTATCTGTTGTTAACAGAATGCTTACACGTACAGCGCCAACTCATCATCAATAAGAAAAAAGTGTACCGCCTCTGTAAGAAGCTCGGTATTCTTCATCCGCAACGACGTAAGAAGGTTCACTATCCAAGGCGCCTAGCACGCAATCACACGATAACAGGTTCCAACCAAGTCTGGCAGCTCGATATTAAGTATGGATACGTTGCGGGGTATGATCAGTTTTTCTACATCGCAGATATGATCGACGTTTACGATCGCAGTATCGTCGGCATCCATATCGGTACGAATTGCGAAGCCAAACACGTATGCGAAGCTGTGAAAAAGGCGTTACAGTCACGTCTAAAGCCCGAAGAGAGCAAGCCGATCATTCGCACCGATAACGGCCCCCAATTTATCAGCAAGGCGTTTGGAGAGTTATGCGAAGCAGAGGGAATTATGCATGAGCGCATTCCTCCAAAGACACCTAATATGAATGCATACATCGAGTCCTTTCATGCCACCCTTGAGCGAGATCTGCTTGGAAAAGAGAGCTTTGAATCTTTTCAGGAGGCACACGAAGCTGTACGGAATTACATTGATTTTTACAACAACCGCCGCATGCACAGAAGCCTGGGAAAACGGTCCCCAACGGCTTTCATGAAGTGGGTGGAGCAAACGACTGATTCTTTAGAAAAGTACACTCGAGCCGTTTAA
- a CDS encoding LacI family DNA-binding transcriptional regulator, with amino-acid sequence MKNQKVTIKDVARHAGVGIGSVSRVINNLPGVSKDKRMAVERSVAELGYEPDSLARSLRTQRTQTIAFFVNDISNVAFSTIAKGIHEELEQNGFNLLLYNTGNDKVKEKVLEAFRIRKFDGMIISFPDEDEQTIKQIMKSNIPFILLDREYQQFQADAVYSDYYNGIRQAVEYLISLGHTDIGFVTSDKDIRPSRESLRGYHDAMKLKGLKVKPDWIKRGTFTVEYGRQAFEELLREGEVTALIAGSNQLLVGCVEGVREHNIHVPKQLSLIGFEDSDFTRLMSPAITVVKRPLIQIGKQIAYMLLKRLNVGDSNNEVFNLVVSTELVKRDSCAELVKPPRKKE; translated from the coding sequence TTGAAAAATCAGAAGGTAACGATTAAAGACGTAGCTCGTCATGCGGGGGTCGGGATTGGCAGCGTATCCCGCGTAATCAATAATCTGCCCGGCGTTAGCAAGGACAAGAGGATGGCCGTCGAGCGGAGCGTCGCGGAATTGGGGTACGAGCCGGATTCGCTGGCGAGAAGCTTGCGCACGCAGCGGACGCAGACGATCGCGTTTTTCGTTAACGACATTTCCAACGTAGCGTTCTCGACGATCGCCAAAGGGATTCACGAAGAGCTCGAACAGAACGGATTTAATCTGCTTCTGTACAACACCGGCAACGACAAGGTGAAGGAGAAAGTGCTTGAAGCTTTCAGGATCAGGAAGTTCGACGGCATGATCATTTCTTTTCCGGATGAAGACGAACAGACGATCAAGCAGATCATGAAGAGCAACATTCCGTTTATCCTGCTGGACCGGGAATATCAGCAATTTCAAGCCGATGCCGTCTATTCCGACTACTACAACGGCATTCGTCAGGCGGTCGAGTATTTGATCTCCCTTGGACATACCGATATCGGTTTCGTTACGAGCGACAAGGATATTCGGCCAAGCCGGGAAAGTCTTCGGGGTTACCATGACGCGATGAAGCTGAAAGGACTCAAAGTGAAACCCGATTGGATCAAACGCGGAACGTTTACGGTGGAGTACGGCAGACAAGCGTTCGAAGAGTTGTTGCGCGAAGGTGAAGTTACCGCTTTGATCGCGGGCAGCAATCAATTGTTGGTCGGTTGCGTAGAAGGCGTGCGAGAGCATAACATCCATGTGCCGAAGCAATTGTCGCTTATCGGGTTCGAGGATTCGGACTTTACGCGACTCATGTCGCCCGCGATCACGGTCGTGAAGAGGCCTTTGATCCAGATCGGCAAACAAATCGCTTACATGTTACTGAAAAGATTGAACGTGGGAGATTCTAACAACGAAGTATTCAATTTGGTCGTCTCGACGGAATTGGTCAAGAGAGATTCCTGCGCAGAGCTTGTCAAACCTCCAAGAAAGAAGGAATAA